In Reichenbachiella agarivorans, one genomic interval encodes:
- a CDS encoding (2Fe-2S)-binding protein produces the protein MPKIVIQNLHNKGIFEKDDTKTLLEMIHLNQVDWMFACGGKGRCTTCRAIVIDGLNNFSPETETEIKFKNADRLKSNERLACQCTIHGDVIIKVADENKFMHLHYSD, from the coding sequence ATGCCGAAAATCGTTATACAAAACCTTCACAACAAGGGAATTTTCGAAAAAGACGACACAAAGACGCTTTTAGAAATGATCCACCTAAACCAAGTTGATTGGATGTTTGCATGTGGAGGAAAGGGTCGATGCACGACTTGCAGGGCGATTGTGATAGATGGTTTGAACAATTTTTCTCCTGAGACTGAGACAGAAATAAAATTTAAGAATGCAGATAGGCTCAAAAGTAATGAGCGCTTGGCTTGCCAATGCACCATCCATGGTGATGTGATTATCAAAGTGGCGGATGAAAACAAGTTTATGCACCTCCATTATTCGGACTAA
- a CDS encoding thymidine kinase codes for MFIEPGIDQSRLPHAKPIGWIEVVCGSMFSGKTEELIRRLNRALIANQRVEIFKPAIDTRYHVLDVVSHNANSIRSTPVQFASDIMLLAGNSDVVGIDEAQFFDTELIAVSRKLANAGKRVIIAGLDMDFRGEPFGPIPGLMGIAEYVTKVRAICMKCGNLASYSFRLSDAKQKVMLGEQEAYEARCRKCFYEDFDPKRNA; via the coding sequence ATGTTTATAGAACCAGGGATTGATCAAAGCAGATTGCCACATGCCAAACCAATAGGTTGGATCGAAGTAGTCTGTGGGTCTATGTTTTCTGGTAAAACGGAGGAGCTCATCAGGCGACTGAATCGTGCACTTATCGCCAACCAAAGGGTAGAAATTTTTAAACCTGCCATCGATACACGATACCATGTTTTGGATGTTGTGTCGCACAATGCCAATTCTATTCGATCTACACCTGTTCAGTTTGCCAGTGACATCATGTTGTTGGCTGGGAATAGTGACGTGGTGGGAATCGATGAAGCACAGTTTTTTGACACGGAGCTGATTGCTGTCTCACGCAAATTGGCTAATGCTGGAAAGCGTGTAATCATTGCTGGTTTAGATATGGATTTTAGAGGGGAACCTTTTGGTCCTATACCTGGATTGATGGGAATCGCTGAGTATGTAACCAAAGTCAGAGCCATCTGTATGAAATGCGGGAATCTGGCATCTTACTCATTTAGACTGTCTGATGCCAAGCAGAAGGTGATGCTAGGCGAACAGGAAGCCTATGAAGCACGTTGTAGAAAGTGCTTTTATGAAGATTTTGACCCCAAAAGAAATGCTTGA
- the porZ gene encoding type IX secretion system anionic LPS delivery protein PorZ gives MKILTPKEMLDVKKLVFVLVMLISQMTQAQELIPMGTWRTHYNYQQSYLVEEVGDKIFASYIHGLLYFDSEDQSLNKVTKIDGLSGEVITAMAFDAENSRLILGYRDGNIDYIEGHVISNVRTLIESSVVDEKTIRDISFYKGKANLATDFGLLVLEPESGLIRDSYRNLGPAGEVLLVNQSAVLDDAIYLATPDGVLKGLLNSGDNLQDFNNWERFEGSLVENENVISVTISNGQVYAATQSKLFVLKDQWTEIVLTVPGLEISKIRGFDQHLLVISLGSIYQLDTDGHLQVLSTVGEMANDALMTQEGILWSADGIQGLLSHENDTPVSFVPQGPVANEFYALDFIEDQIIALPTLDLDANTRLSNGKGYSVFKGGQWQEVLPNDMAGITNIAAVASFSDSDYSASFSSGFYDMSSAVLYDDTNSPLMRDVDGNVLVSGLAVDFQHGLWIANISSNPLIHMDQNGDFDTYSFDGLQSIEPASLTRDSYGQLWMPLGLSGGNGLLIFDPSTLSERYVSASNSDIPSDQINDLTVSMDQEMWIATTSGLAYFPYIYGVTSNSAADLILPTMNGEVLFEDEEVYAVAIDGGNRKWVSSSTGVYLLSATLSEIILHFNTSNSPIPSNKVTDIAINQGTGEVFFGTDHGMISYRSDAIWMSLDQTVAIYPNPVLPHYQGQVGFKGLPNNALLKITTVSGSLVREIQGYGTAASWDTRDYTGRAVDTGVYLVFSATQSGLDTYVGKIAVIK, from the coding sequence ATGAAGATTTTGACCCCAAAAGAAATGCTTGATGTGAAAAAATTGGTGTTTGTATTAGTCATGTTGATTTCGCAGATGACTCAAGCCCAGGAATTGATTCCTATGGGTACTTGGCGTACACATTACAATTACCAGCAGAGCTACTTAGTTGAGGAAGTTGGAGACAAAATTTTTGCTTCTTACATTCATGGACTGCTGTATTTCGATTCCGAAGATCAAAGCTTGAACAAAGTGACAAAAATTGATGGGTTGAGTGGTGAGGTCATTACAGCTATGGCCTTTGATGCCGAAAACAGTCGCTTGATTCTGGGATATAGGGATGGCAACATCGACTACATTGAGGGCCATGTGATCAGCAATGTCCGAACCTTGATAGAGAGCTCTGTGGTAGATGAAAAAACCATACGGGATATTTCCTTTTACAAGGGCAAAGCCAATTTGGCGACCGATTTTGGTCTCTTGGTGTTGGAGCCAGAGAGTGGGTTGATCCGAGACTCCTACCGCAACCTGGGGCCAGCTGGAGAAGTTTTGCTCGTGAATCAATCTGCGGTGTTGGACGATGCCATCTATTTGGCTACTCCAGATGGTGTACTCAAGGGGCTTCTTAATTCTGGAGATAACCTTCAAGATTTTAACAATTGGGAGCGTTTTGAAGGGTCCTTGGTGGAGAATGAAAATGTCATTTCGGTCACCATATCCAATGGACAGGTCTATGCTGCTACTCAATCCAAACTATTTGTATTGAAGGATCAATGGACAGAAATAGTCTTGACTGTGCCAGGACTTGAAATTTCAAAAATCAGAGGGTTTGATCAACACTTGCTCGTTATATCCTTAGGATCCATTTATCAATTGGATACCGACGGTCACCTGCAAGTGTTATCTACGGTAGGTGAAATGGCCAATGATGCACTTATGACACAAGAGGGAATCCTCTGGTCTGCTGATGGGATTCAGGGTCTATTGTCACATGAGAATGACACACCAGTTTCTTTTGTTCCACAAGGACCTGTGGCTAATGAATTTTATGCGCTTGATTTTATAGAAGATCAAATCATCGCCCTTCCTACTTTGGATCTAGATGCCAATACACGGTTGAGTAACGGCAAGGGCTATTCTGTATTTAAAGGAGGACAGTGGCAGGAAGTGTTACCCAATGACATGGCTGGCATCACTAATATTGCTGCTGTGGCTAGCTTTTCCGATTCGGATTACAGCGCATCTTTTTCGTCAGGCTTTTACGACATGAGTAGCGCAGTGTTGTATGATGATACCAATAGCCCGCTGATGCGAGATGTTGATGGCAATGTTTTGGTTTCTGGTTTGGCTGTTGATTTCCAGCATGGTTTATGGATTGCCAATATCAGTTCCAATCCTTTGATTCATATGGATCAAAATGGCGATTTCGACACTTATAGTTTTGACGGATTACAAAGCATTGAGCCAGCTTCGCTGACCCGTGACAGCTATGGTCAGCTGTGGATGCCTTTGGGACTCAGCGGAGGCAATGGTCTATTGATTTTTGATCCTAGTACCCTATCCGAACGCTATGTCAGTGCGAGCAACTCTGATATACCCTCCGATCAGATCAATGATTTGACAGTCAGTATGGATCAAGAAATGTGGATTGCTACGACATCTGGCTTGGCTTACTTCCCATATATTTATGGTGTCACTTCCAACTCTGCGGCAGATTTGATTTTGCCCACGATGAATGGCGAAGTTTTATTTGAAGACGAGGAAGTATATGCAGTTGCCATCGATGGTGGCAATAGAAAATGGGTCAGTAGCAGCACAGGAGTTTATTTGCTTTCTGCAACGCTATCAGAGATCATACTCCATTTCAATACAAGCAATAGTCCGATTCCTTCCAATAAGGTAACTGACATTGCCATCAATCAGGGTACAGGGGAGGTTTTTTTTGGGACCGATCATGGCATGATCTCTTACCGATCAGATGCGATTTGGATGTCGTTAGATCAAACTGTCGCTATCTATCCCAATCCAGTACTACCACACTATCAGGGGCAAGTGGGATTCAAAGGATTGCCCAACAATGCGCTGCTGAAGATTACAACCGTGTCTGGTAGCTTGGTCAGAGAGATACAAGGGTACGGCACTGCTGCTTCTTGGGATACCAGAGACTATACAGGGAGAGCTGTGGATACAGGGGTGTATTTGGTGTTTAGTGCTACCCAAAGTGGCCTGGATACTTACGTAGGCAAAATCGCAGTAATCAAGTAA
- the recO gene encoding DNA repair protein RecO, translating into MLHKTKGIVLNYIKYKETSIIARIYTAEFGLQSYIINGVRSQRSKKGLALLQPLTLLDMVVYHKGNKVDQLQRISEYKSAYTFSSIPFDVKKSSMALFVTELLSKVLKEEDERGVVFEFLCHFVMVLDQKREGFESLHVYLMVHLTHFIGFGIHQKIDLENDNILQRVNTSFDEIYDTLLHLNACDLNDPILLDNRLRKDCLSYMINYYTHHIEGFNELRSLAILGQIFR; encoded by the coding sequence ATGCTGCACAAAACCAAAGGCATCGTACTCAACTATATCAAGTACAAGGAGACCTCCATCATTGCGAGAATATATACAGCGGAGTTTGGTCTCCAATCCTATATCATCAATGGAGTCAGAAGTCAAAGATCCAAGAAAGGATTGGCGCTCCTCCAGCCGCTTACACTTTTGGACATGGTCGTCTATCACAAGGGTAACAAAGTTGATCAACTGCAACGTATTTCCGAATACAAATCGGCATACACTTTTAGCAGTATTCCGTTTGATGTCAAAAAGTCTTCCATGGCGTTGTTTGTCACAGAGTTGCTTTCCAAGGTGTTGAAAGAAGAAGACGAGCGCGGGGTTGTTTTCGAATTCCTTTGTCACTTTGTGATGGTTTTGGATCAAAAAAGAGAAGGATTCGAAAGTCTCCATGTGTATTTGATGGTGCATCTGACCCATTTTATTGGTTTTGGTATCCACCAAAAAATAGATCTAGAGAATGACAATATTCTCCAACGAGTCAATACCAGTTTTGATGAGATATACGACACCCTTCTGCATCTAAACGCTTGTGATCTCAATGATCCCATCCTGCTCGACAACCGACTCAGGAAGGATTGTCTGAGCTACATGATCAATTATTACACCCATCATATTGAGGGATTCAACGAACTTCGCTCTCTGGCCATCTTGGGACAAATATTTAGATAG
- a CDS encoding isopenicillin N synthase family dioxygenase, whose translation MSEYLYDHVPSLDLADFTSGDPVSKAKFVAELGKAYNNIGFVAIKNHGLSDQLIRDLYQKIQAFYALPVEIKEKYEIPELFGQRGYVGKGKEHAKGRKTGDLKEFYHVGQIVEDNDPIKEQYPDNIWPVEIEGFDIVTSEAYKTLEATGKVMLRAIAIYLSLDEDYFESRVHNGNSILRPIHYFPIENPDEIPSDAVRAAEHGDINLITLLMGASADGLQVKRIDGEWIPITALPDQIVVNVGDMLARLTNDKLKSTIHRVVNPPRELMKTSRFSIPFFMHPRAEMDLTCLANCIDESHPKQFEDITAGEFLHQRLAEIGLKK comes from the coding sequence ATGAGCGAATACTTGTATGACCATGTGCCGTCATTAGATCTGGCAGACTTTACATCTGGAGACCCTGTAAGCAAGGCTAAATTTGTGGCCGAATTAGGCAAGGCCTACAACAATATTGGTTTTGTAGCGATCAAGAATCATGGCTTGTCAGACCAACTGATACGGGATCTTTATCAGAAAATACAAGCATTTTATGCATTGCCTGTTGAGATAAAGGAGAAGTATGAGATTCCAGAGTTGTTTGGTCAGCGTGGCTATGTAGGCAAAGGAAAGGAGCATGCCAAAGGGAGAAAAACAGGTGATTTGAAAGAGTTCTACCATGTCGGTCAGATCGTAGAGGACAATGATCCAATCAAGGAACAATACCCAGATAACATATGGCCAGTTGAGATAGAAGGATTTGATATAGTCACGTCAGAGGCCTACAAAACATTAGAGGCAACTGGGAAAGTGATGCTGCGAGCCATTGCTATTTATTTGAGTCTAGATGAAGATTACTTCGAAAGTCGCGTCCACAATGGGAACAGCATATTGCGTCCGATTCATTATTTTCCAATAGAGAATCCAGATGAGATTCCATCTGATGCAGTTCGTGCTGCAGAGCATGGAGATATCAATTTGATTACTTTGTTGATGGGAGCCAGTGCAGATGGCTTGCAGGTCAAAAGAATTGATGGAGAATGGATTCCTATCACAGCTTTGCCTGATCAGATTGTGGTAAATGTTGGAGATATGCTGGCGCGATTGACCAATGACAAATTGAAGTCTACCATACATAGGGTTGTCAATCCACCACGTGAATTGATGAAAACATCCAGGTTTTCCATTCCCTTTTTTATGCACCCTAGAGCTGAGATGGATTTGACTTGTCTAGCCAACTGTATTGACGAGAGTCACCCCAAACAATTTGAAGATATTACAGCAGGGGAGTTTTTGCATCAGCGATTGGCTGAGATCGGCCTAAAGAAATGA
- the chrA gene encoding chromate efflux transporter, producing MTIRKVRYYIFLKDVIVLAVTAFGGPQAHFGMMLDMLVKKRRYLDEQEFIELHALCQFLPGPTSTQTLTAIGFKVGGPNLAYLTLLVWIIPAFLVMSTAGVMISSLESYDISLEFTRFIQPMAVGIVSYSAFLIIKKVIHTKLAVGLMLMSAVCSFLIRTPYVFPALILVGGAITAFDYKRHEKEPRNKIEIQWSNFFLWAGVLVGAALVGAVTKWRGIDLFENFYRIGSLIFGGGQVLVPHLYTEFVEFKRYLSSEEFLSGYALVQAVPGPVFSFAGFVGAVSMRDYGITGQYLGGFLSAVGVFLPGAFLIFFVIRFWDELKKFRIVKASLDGINAVSAGMIIAAALLLSLPLFNTNMVSTESSYLNIGIIVSTFLVLTFTKIPTPILIIAGLILGIVL from the coding sequence ATGACAATACGTAAAGTTCGATATTACATCTTCCTCAAGGATGTCATTGTACTGGCTGTCACTGCATTTGGTGGGCCGCAAGCTCATTTTGGGATGATGTTGGATATGTTGGTCAAGAAACGTCGTTATTTGGATGAGCAGGAATTTATAGAGTTGCATGCCTTGTGTCAATTTTTGCCTGGCCCCACTTCTACACAAACTTTGACAGCCATTGGCTTCAAGGTTGGAGGCCCCAATCTTGCCTATTTGACTTTGTTAGTATGGATCATACCTGCGTTTTTAGTCATGTCTACTGCAGGGGTTATGATTTCTTCCCTTGAAAGTTATGACATCTCCTTGGAGTTTACCCGTTTCATCCAACCTATGGCGGTCGGGATTGTTTCTTATTCTGCCTTTTTGATTATCAAAAAAGTCATACATACTAAACTCGCAGTAGGGCTGATGTTGATGTCAGCTGTATGCAGTTTTTTGATCCGCACACCTTATGTTTTTCCAGCTTTGATTTTAGTGGGAGGTGCTATTACTGCTTTTGATTACAAAAGACATGAAAAGGAACCTAGAAATAAGATAGAAATACAATGGTCTAATTTTTTCTTGTGGGCTGGCGTGTTGGTAGGCGCAGCACTTGTAGGGGCAGTTACAAAATGGCGAGGTATTGATTTATTTGAAAATTTTTATAGAATTGGCAGCTTGATCTTTGGTGGGGGGCAGGTATTGGTGCCTCACTTGTACACAGAGTTTGTCGAGTTCAAGCGTTATCTTAGTTCTGAAGAATTCCTCTCTGGCTATGCGCTGGTTCAAGCTGTACCTGGCCCTGTCTTTTCTTTTGCAGGATTCGTCGGGGCAGTATCTATGAGGGATTATGGTATCACTGGGCAATATCTGGGCGGATTTTTGTCCGCGGTAGGTGTGTTCTTGCCAGGTGCTTTTTTGATATTTTTTGTGATTCGTTTTTGGGATGAGCTCAAGAAATTCCGAATCGTCAAGGCCTCTTTGGATGGAATCAATGCGGTAAGTGCTGGGATGATTATTGCCGCGGCTTTGTTACTCTCTTTGCCACTATTCAACACCAACATGGTTTCGACCGAGAGTAGTTACCTCAATATAGGAATCATAGTGTCTACCTTTTTGGTATTGACCTTCACCAAAATACCAACCCCTATTTTGATCATAGCAGGATTGATTTTGGGGATAGTGTTGTAG
- a CDS encoding bile acid:sodium symporter family protein, whose product MKESLDHVVLHFSKDSLLLLNICLAFIMFGVALELKFDSFKLLFKTPRPIIVGLVAQLLFLPFLTYLLVIVLEPAPSMALGMMLVAACPGGNVSNFYSSLSKANVALSVSLTALTSSLSFIVTPLSFAFWAQRYEPTAQLLSKVKIDIWDVIMTVVIILVIPLFAGMSFRKKYPLTTHKIYKPIKKLSIIIFGAFVVFALKANFEYFVEYIFNILFIVLIHNLIALGIGLVTSKMARLSDKNQRSVTIETGIQNSGLALVIIFEYFGGLGGMALIAAWWGVWHLISGALISWYWSKRPPNEVVSSLY is encoded by the coding sequence ATGAAAGAATCACTGGATCATGTGGTCTTGCATTTCAGCAAAGACTCACTATTACTCCTCAACATTTGTCTGGCATTCATCATGTTTGGTGTGGCGTTGGAGCTCAAGTTCGACAGCTTCAAACTGCTATTCAAAACACCGAGACCTATCATCGTAGGGTTGGTCGCTCAGCTCCTTTTTCTTCCATTTTTGACCTATTTGTTGGTGATTGTACTAGAGCCTGCACCTAGTATGGCACTAGGCATGATGCTCGTAGCTGCCTGTCCTGGCGGCAATGTATCCAACTTCTACAGCTCTCTGTCCAAAGCCAACGTTGCACTATCTGTGAGCTTGACTGCATTGACCTCCAGTCTATCCTTTATCGTTACGCCCTTGAGTTTTGCCTTTTGGGCTCAGCGCTATGAGCCTACTGCCCAGCTCTTGTCCAAAGTAAAAATTGATATATGGGATGTCATCATGACAGTCGTCATTATTCTAGTCATTCCCTTATTTGCAGGGATGAGCTTCCGAAAAAAGTATCCCCTCACGACCCATAAAATCTACAAACCCATCAAGAAGTTATCTATTATCATATTTGGAGCCTTTGTGGTTTTTGCACTCAAAGCCAACTTTGAATATTTCGTGGAATATATTTTCAACATTCTTTTTATTGTGCTGATACACAATCTGATAGCGTTGGGTATAGGTTTGGTCACTTCCAAAATGGCCAGATTATCAGACAAAAACCAACGCTCTGTTACCATCGAAACGGGCATTCAAAACTCTGGGCTAGCCTTGGTTATTATATTTGAGTATTTTGGAGGTTTGGGAGGCATGGCGCTCATTGCCGCATGGTGGGGTGTTTGGCACCTCATTTCTGGAGCGCTTATTTCTTGGTATTGGTCAAAAAGGCCTCCAAATGAAGTCGTTTCCTCCCTGTACTAG
- a CDS encoding S41 family peptidase, producing MLRKKLFLLLLIPITAFSLWSFSHDDRYFAIAKNIDIFSSLYSEVNTYYVDDINPNTLIKTSIDAMLNKLDPYTVYIPEDDIEDFRTNATGEYGGIGILSNRINNRHLVLNMYEESPAKTAGLKIGDEIVNIDGKSVKGMSDEEIGKLIKGQSGTTLSIGVERNGTHPYTFKVERKNITIPNIAYKTILNENVGYFRLSEFTRNASEDVQAAVQELKKQGAQYLIFDLRGNPGGLLNEAVEICNLFVPKGSGIVETRGKTQAQSLSYVAKNDPLDLDIPMAVLIDHGSASASEIVSGVIQDYDRGVIIGQKSFGKGLVQVTRPLSYNSQLKVTTAKYYIPSGRCIQELDYQHKDAEGKALVFADSVKEAFFTANNRVVYDGGGVDPDIKVSLEKLSSYTENLIGGGLVFDYATKYYYSHEKIAEPTDFKLSDEEYNHFAKWVATQKFENPSNIEKSIALLSEAANEDQVYAQLNHEITRINHEIHRLKSNGMVNFKKEIKRRLELEIIRRYYLNKGVLEATLSSDSDVVTAILTVKDSNKYKSILHK from the coding sequence ATGTTAAGAAAAAAGTTGTTTCTGTTGCTGCTGATTCCCATCACAGCATTTAGCCTATGGTCTTTTTCCCATGATGACCGCTATTTTGCGATAGCCAAAAACATAGATATCTTTTCCTCACTGTACTCAGAAGTCAACACCTACTATGTAGATGACATCAACCCCAACACACTAATCAAGACCAGCATAGACGCCATGCTCAACAAGCTGGATCCCTATACAGTTTATATCCCAGAGGACGATATTGAGGATTTTCGTACCAATGCCACTGGCGAATACGGCGGCATTGGGATTCTCTCCAATCGAATCAACAACAGACACTTGGTACTCAACATGTACGAAGAGTCTCCTGCCAAAACTGCCGGACTCAAGATCGGAGACGAAATCGTCAATATTGATGGCAAATCAGTCAAGGGCATGAGTGACGAAGAAATAGGAAAACTGATCAAAGGTCAATCTGGCACAACCCTATCAATCGGTGTAGAACGAAACGGCACACACCCCTACACTTTTAAAGTGGAGCGCAAAAATATCACCATCCCCAATATCGCCTACAAAACAATCCTCAATGAGAATGTGGGTTATTTTAGATTGAGCGAGTTCACTAGAAATGCCTCAGAAGATGTACAAGCTGCTGTGCAAGAACTCAAAAAACAAGGTGCTCAATACCTGATCTTTGATCTGCGAGGCAACCCAGGTGGCTTGCTCAATGAAGCTGTCGAAATTTGTAACCTGTTTGTCCCCAAAGGCTCTGGCATTGTGGAGACCCGAGGTAAAACTCAAGCTCAAAGCTTGTCCTATGTTGCCAAAAACGACCCGTTGGATCTAGATATACCGATGGCTGTACTCATCGATCATGGCAGTGCTTCTGCCTCTGAGATTGTATCAGGTGTGATCCAAGACTATGATCGAGGTGTGATCATCGGCCAAAAATCGTTTGGCAAGGGACTGGTACAAGTGACCCGACCATTATCCTATAACTCCCAACTCAAAGTGACAACTGCCAAATATTACATACCAAGTGGGCGCTGTATTCAGGAGCTCGATTACCAGCACAAAGATGCAGAAGGCAAAGCGCTCGTCTTTGCTGACTCGGTCAAAGAAGCCTTTTTCACGGCTAATAATCGTGTCGTGTACGACGGTGGCGGAGTAGATCCTGATATCAAAGTCTCCTTAGAAAAATTATCTTCCTACACCGAAAACCTCATCGGCGGTGGTTTGGTATTTGATTATGCGACCAAATATTATTACTCCCATGAGAAGATTGCAGAGCCTACAGACTTTAAATTGTCAGATGAAGAATATAACCACTTTGCCAAATGGGTAGCCACCCAAAAATTTGAAAACCCATCCAACATAGAAAAATCCATCGCACTCCTGAGCGAAGCAGCCAATGAAGACCAAGTGTATGCCCAACTAAATCATGAAATCACACGGATCAATCACGAAATCCACCGATTAAAATCTAACGGCATGGTCAACTTCAAAAAAGAAATAAAAAGACGCTTGGAACTAGAGATCATCCGTAGATACTATCTGAACAAAGGAGTACTAGAAGCAACGCTGAGTAGTGATTCTGATGTGGTGACAGCAATCCTGACAGTCAAAGACTCCAACAAATACAAAAGCATCCTACATAAATAA
- a CDS encoding PDC sensor domain-containing protein produces the protein MSSIIFKRSTYIAVAIFSIILVSALVADLHFYNQERVEASVEIGYSSNKQIAHKLDSVLQNIVTVTHELGTVLETYDLNEDQLIGIIEEESFAFDFILGITVAYQPYKFDSTKALYAPYYDKRQRSLIDIADVYDYTDSTLSTALWYTQVVDSKKPKWSEPYFAHGAQQIVSDYGVPFFKTINGEKVVIGTVTLTIALESLNDALNSISIGTTGYSFLSSAKGTIIAHPTPKYILNVSLQDIGEAFDIQYISERILGEQKGYMEYNSPYTNTESFLFFETLPTTKWKCMVVFATNDLLGSPLDKGNKIVNISLASSLLILVWIALFIRISEPTNKKFWIMSTATSVLILANIAVIWTLNIKMGYASEQNSSIKVMNQTELFRFVLDENTRMLQLGYDPYITINTGIFIEEIAIRDSYSLSVRGRVWQKWPIGLDEEFDPDFHFVQESPIWGTRKTLISKISNEEIGENYYLWEFSTTIQLALKYSKYPFDSRDINIELAYPDFQDNIWLIPDLEGYKVLNPSAFPGINKNIYFPKSVLESTFFSFERLDFQTLFGNNAYQGDGDYPVMEFNVNLKRRFLNAFVINIIPIFVVASMIFLIFYSNSKKKDSNTGVSMMGVVQSCAGFFFVLLVAHIDLRRRLSTPEISYMETFYFTMYIMIGLLAINVVAFAQSKESKFLHYEDNLIVKLAYWPVLLGSWLIITLTTFYN, from the coding sequence ATGTCGAGCATTATATTCAAAAGAAGTACCTACATCGCAGTAGCCATCTTTTCCATCATACTTGTGTCTGCGCTGGTAGCAGATTTGCATTTCTACAATCAAGAGAGAGTGGAGGCGAGTGTAGAGATAGGATACAGCTCTAATAAGCAAATTGCCCACAAACTAGATTCTGTGCTTCAGAACATTGTGACCGTCACCCATGAATTGGGGACTGTACTAGAAACATATGATCTCAACGAAGATCAATTGATCGGGATCATCGAGGAGGAAAGCTTTGCTTTCGACTTTATTTTGGGAATTACAGTGGCTTATCAGCCTTACAAGTTTGATTCTACCAAGGCATTGTATGCTCCCTATTATGACAAGCGCCAACGATCTTTGATAGATATCGCTGATGTTTATGATTACACGGATTCCACACTCAGTACGGCATTGTGGTACACTCAAGTAGTCGATTCTAAGAAACCAAAATGGTCTGAACCCTATTTTGCTCATGGTGCCCAGCAAATTGTTTCAGATTATGGCGTGCCATTCTTCAAAACTATCAATGGAGAAAAAGTGGTGATTGGTACTGTTACTTTGACCATCGCTTTGGAGAGCCTAAATGACGCACTCAATTCGATTTCTATTGGTACTACAGGCTATTCATTTTTGTCCTCTGCCAAAGGAACGATTATCGCTCACCCAACCCCAAAGTATATTTTGAATGTGAGTTTGCAAGACATAGGCGAGGCTTTTGATATCCAATATATCTCTGAGAGGATATTGGGAGAGCAAAAGGGCTACATGGAATACAATAGCCCATACACCAATACAGAATCCTTTCTATTCTTTGAGACTCTTCCTACGACAAAATGGAAGTGCATGGTGGTATTTGCGACCAATGATTTGCTAGGCAGTCCGCTGGACAAGGGGAATAAGATTGTCAACATCAGTTTGGCCTCTTCGCTATTAATTTTGGTTTGGATTGCGCTGTTTATCAGAATATCAGAACCTACCAACAAGAAATTTTGGATCATGTCAACGGCTACCTCGGTATTGATTTTGGCCAATATTGCTGTGATATGGACTTTGAATATCAAAATGGGTTATGCTTCGGAGCAAAACTCCTCGATCAAAGTCATGAATCAAACGGAGCTCTTCAGATTCGTATTGGACGAAAACACCAGAATGCTGCAATTGGGTTATGATCCTTATATCACGATCAATACAGGTATTTTCATCGAGGAGATTGCTATTCGAGATTCGTATAGCTTGAGTGTGAGAGGAAGGGTCTGGCAGAAGTGGCCTATTGGATTGGATGAAGAGTTTGATCCTGATTTTCATTTTGTACAGGAATCACCCATCTGGGGCACACGCAAAACCTTGATTTCTAAGATCAGCAATGAGGAGATTGGAGAAAACTATTATTTATGGGAGTTTAGTACCACGATTCAATTGGCTTTGAAGTACTCAAAATATCCATTCGATTCCCGAGATATCAATATCGAGTTGGCTTATCCTGACTTCCAAGACAACATATGGCTGATACCTGACTTAGAAGGATACAAAGTGTTGAATCCATCTGCCTTTCCAGGGATCAATAAGAATATTTATTTTCCCAAATCTGTGCTTGAATCAACCTTTTTCTCTTTTGAGCGATTGGATTTTCAGACCTTGTTTGGTAACAACGCTTACCAAGGCGATGGTGATTATCCAGTGATGGAGTTCAATGTCAATTTGAAGCGAAGATTCCTCAATGCCTTTGTGATTAACATCATCCCTATTTTTGTGGTTGCATCTATGATTTTCTTGATCTTCTATAGCAATTCGAAGAAAAAGGACAGCAATACAGGAGTCAGTATGATGGGTGTGGTACAGAGTTGCGCGGGATTTTTCTTTGTGCTATTGGTGGCGCATATTGATTTGAGAAGAAGACTTTCTACACCTGAGATATCCTACATGGAGACGTTTTATTTTACGATGTACATCATGATAGGTTTATTGGCGATCAATGTTGTAGCATTTGCACAATCCAAGGAATCCAAATTCTTGCATTACGAAGACAATCTCATAGTCAAGTTGGCATATTGGCCAGTTTTGCTAGGATCATGGTTAATTATCACCTTGACTACATTTTACAATTAG